One Candidatus Paceibacterota bacterium genomic window carries:
- the dnaX gene encoding DNA polymerase III subunit gamma/tau: MSESALYRRYRPQKFSDVIGQEHVVKAIEGAIKNETFAHAYLFSGTRGTGKTSIARIFAKEIGVSQNDLYEIDAASNRGIDDVRELRDSVSGMPMESPYKVYIIDEVHMLTKEAFNALLKTLEEPPKHVLFMLATTELHKLPDTVVSRCQTFHLRQPNQTILRDVVLRVAEEEGYELEGSSADLIALLGEGSFRDTLGMLQKVLSASGGKKIKEEEVEQITGAPRSETINKLIKAIGTKDLAEALTVIHAASAQNSDMRLLISLLLQKLRSILLLRFAAGLEEDLKDELSEDDFAFLSEKAKDKDFVLTAETIRELLDAFEQTGRAAVIELPLELALTRLLGDVE; encoded by the coding sequence ATGTCAGAATCAGCTCTCTATCGAAGATATCGCCCGCAGAAATTTTCTGATGTGATCGGTCAGGAACATGTAGTGAAAGCGATCGAAGGCGCGATCAAGAATGAAACGTTCGCTCACGCGTATCTTTTCTCCGGTACGCGCGGTACCGGCAAGACCTCTATTGCCAGGATTTTCGCCAAGGAGATCGGGGTGAGTCAAAACGATCTCTACGAGATAGACGCCGCCTCTAATCGCGGTATCGATGATGTACGTGAACTACGTGACTCAGTGAGCGGTATGCCAATGGAGTCTCCGTATAAGGTCTACATCATAGATGAAGTACACATGCTCACCAAGGAAGCCTTTAACGCGCTTCTTAAAACACTCGAGGAGCCGCCGAAGCATGTATTGTTTATGCTTGCTACAACCGAGCTTCATAAACTGCCGGACACCGTTGTGTCCCGCTGTCAGACATTTCACCTACGACAGCCGAACCAAACGATTCTTCGCGATGTAGTGCTACGGGTTGCGGAAGAAGAAGGCTACGAACTGGAGGGAAGTTCAGCAGATCTGATCGCGCTGTTGGGTGAGGGGAGTTTTCGTGACACGCTGGGTATGCTTCAAAAAGTGCTTTCTGCATCCGGTGGCAAGAAGATAAAGGAAGAAGAGGTGGAGCAGATAACCGGAGCCCCTCGATCCGAAACGATCAACAAGCTGATCAAGGCTATCGGCACCAAGGATCTTGCTGAGGCGCTAACGGTTATTCACGCGGCGTCCGCGCAAAATTCGGACATGCGTTTGCTCATCTCGCTACTTCTGCAAAAGCTTCGTTCGATACTGTTGCTTCGATTCGCTGCCGGCCTTGAGGAGGATCTCAAAGATGAGCTTTCAGAAGATGATTTTGCGTTTCTCTCTGAGAAAGCAAAAGATAAAGATTTTGTATTGACCGCTGAGACCATCCGCGAACTTCTCGACGCATTTGAGCAGACCGGTCGAGCCGCAGTGATTGAGCTTCCCTTGGAGCTTGCGTTGACCCGATTGTTGGGTGACGTTGAGTAA
- a CDS encoding isopropylmalate isomerase: protein MTSPADMAITRIGGRAFHLAGADVDTDRIIPARYLRCVTFDGLEQHVFEDDRAQLNGQHPFDLSENIGRSVLIVDANFGCGSSREHAVAAIQRWGIKVIIGQSFAEIFRGNATANGLVCVDVSEQDHARILHELGKKDSGVIIYLDTLRAELKRSAESMAITMPFADRDMLVGGTYDTTATLLQAGDQIEETASRLPYMVTD, encoded by the coding sequence ATGACTTCACCGGCAGATATGGCAATTACACGGATCGGGGGGAGGGCATTTCACCTTGCCGGCGCTGACGTTGACACCGACCGGATCATTCCGGCTCGGTACCTCAGGTGCGTGACCTTCGATGGCCTCGAACAGCACGTGTTCGAAGACGACCGAGCGCAGCTGAACGGACAGCATCCCTTCGATCTTTCTGAGAACATCGGCCGCAGTGTCCTCATCGTGGATGCCAATTTCGGCTGCGGCTCAAGCCGTGAGCACGCCGTCGCCGCGATCCAGCGGTGGGGTATCAAGGTTATCATCGGCCAGTCGTTCGCCGAGATCTTCCGGGGGAACGCGACGGCCAACGGTTTGGTCTGTGTCGATGTTTCTGAGCAAGATCACGCTCGCATTCTACACGAGCTCGGCAAAAAGGATTCTGGGGTTATCATCTACCTCGACACTTTGAGGGCAGAGTTGAAGAGGTCTGCAGAATCGATGGCGATCACTATGCCTTTCGCCGATCGCGACATGCTCGTGGGCGGCACCTACGACACGACCGCAACCCTGCTCCAGGCCGGCGACCAGATCGAGGAGACCGCATCGCGTCTTCCGTACATGGTGACTGATTAG
- a CDS encoding Ig-like domain-containing protein: MRQRTYKVLRTTFSFITMLAMVASLTAGSFVPQAVQAQGEDEGGESGSVTGIEITEGGDQVIGVDEESDVLVVTSIDSNGDPVDADKKLDLTFESSSENGEFSGANQTSDNCSGNFSTDYTSHISTNSSNKSFCYKDSTPGTHTITISVDGEDWEAETEITVEEAGDGEVAGVNDIPGDGEYEFPSTNEDNKEKTVPGREGQDAPYVELVESRVGEVELKFLNNTNSLAEFEYRIDGEEVSGDDHPVVIGDVIYPTVSVDGRDEEDEVTETETFEADEKVEVRLALGGERDWDFDWVSFEVQKDSDSNEDETLSVPQLIQPEDGSVMQNVEFTQTWSEVDDAVEYEYRSCNNDPEEESCDLKYEDTYTDTEKTVDAGQPDSVFWWQVRAVDDEGNTSDWSEAWKLVIENTNGGGGSSSGDEDTEDPETEELADGKPGDNSTWNGPITVAGTSTDNEGVSHVNIYIKEAGDGDVYGDGYGDPIKTIYNDDNDSPFVWETTIEPEEGGTYDIKVSAVDTSGNEESSAYAYNVTYNSGDETVPEMSDLTMYVERNGNYEESSVVKPGDNVRIEVDATDDGSGIEDVEFRVQSQDKQYVALTSVDSAVEGDTYRFEYQVPTDGKYINTHNPMNEDDDGHFYWVRATDEEGNYHHGISDDFTFDKTHPEVLVVSPEVDEYVSGDVEFKAELTDNYKLADYRVIVHYKEGGVNDRVYFGDWTPINNPGSENTVTHNWDSTVEENGEYHVRIFARDEAGNTAEHHETEDRHFHVDNTDPEGEIEYNGGDVIDNVRYLKSIEDFSFEGTFSDNMELDRTSYVVWEVDEEFKNRSLYCGNWNENASTNVALSGSSDTINEVVKDCGPAKDWGNGNYEIGHRVHDEAGNSISLNQPTEKFVIDGSKPVVEVLAPEDGLVTNSDFEIEIKGSDEDSGLKQLVINLTKDGSHYASCLNEGVGGEEEYTASCAIDVDDLGNGSYGFKTNVRDRADNLSNTEIQSFEIDIDKPKAIITSPENGSVIPSDIVVEGEASDDETGIDHVKYTVTQIDEIGGSYAGSIENGVAVYDNSEKTFEFPVDELETGFYRLKVQAFDEAGNWKYHYVDVEVDNTEDPTTTIVAPTGIVGAVFTVSGKANADSDVGLNRVYVQLVNRQDNNRYGGTTIHLIGEGESADWSREYNANELGLPDGDYAAHVSVVDRDGNTGSAGWTENFTVDSTAPSGSFIHENPQSGIDTIEVVIEENGSAGLGQQQVVMRNSEGVVVGNFFYNVETEAVRVDEMDDEDVNITYSGDEVAGIIQIEFDTNELENGEYNLRLFTKDQVGNGQSAIYGTSVIDNGEPEALLQTDNSFQITGGYNPQSVGGQNNGEGQVLGIQTTGDQGLSVEDIQKLNAIIESLYVLLGSLDQMSEEDREETSKKISDIVSALTAIIVNN; this comes from the coding sequence ATGAGACAGCGTACATATAAAGTATTACGAACCACATTTTCATTTATAACGATGCTTGCCATGGTGGCATCACTAACGGCGGGGTCATTTGTCCCGCAGGCGGTGCAGGCACAGGGGGAGGATGAAGGTGGAGAAAGTGGCTCGGTGACTGGAATCGAGATCACTGAAGGGGGTGATCAAGTGATCGGAGTTGATGAGGAGTCTGATGTTTTAGTTGTGACGTCTATTGATAGCAATGGTGATCCGGTTGATGCGGATAAAAAGCTGGATCTAACTTTTGAGTCAAGTTCAGAGAATGGAGAGTTTTCTGGAGCAAATCAAACAAGTGATAACTGTTCGGGCAACTTCTCAACTGATTATACAAGTCATATATCTACAAACAGTTCTAATAAATCTTTTTGTTACAAAGACAGTACGCCTGGAACACACACAATAACGATAAGTGTAGACGGGGAAGACTGGGAGGCAGAGACAGAGATCACTGTTGAGGAGGCGGGAGACGGAGAAGTGGCTGGAGTTAACGATATTCCCGGTGATGGTGAATATGAATTTCCAAGTACAAACGAAGACAATAAAGAAAAGACTGTTCCCGGACGCGAAGGACAGGACGCTCCGTACGTTGAGTTGGTCGAGTCGCGTGTCGGTGAGGTTGAGCTCAAGTTCTTGAACAACACGAACTCACTAGCTGAGTTTGAGTATCGAATTGATGGTGAAGAAGTCTCCGGAGATGATCACCCGGTTGTTATCGGCGACGTTATCTACCCGACTGTTTCCGTTGACGGCCGAGATGAGGAAGACGAGGTGACCGAAACTGAAACGTTCGAAGCTGATGAGAAAGTGGAGGTCCGTCTAGCGCTCGGAGGTGAGCGGGACTGGGACTTTGATTGGGTGTCTTTTGAAGTTCAGAAAGACTCTGACAGCAACGAAGACGAGACACTCTCAGTGCCACAGTTGATACAGCCTGAAGACGGTTCGGTAATGCAAAATGTTGAATTTACACAAACTTGGAGTGAAGTAGATGATGCGGTTGAGTACGAATACCGAAGCTGTAATAACGATCCGGAAGAAGAATCGTGTGATCTAAAGTACGAAGACACCTATACTGATACTGAAAAAACCGTTGACGCCGGACAACCGGACAGCGTCTTCTGGTGGCAGGTGCGCGCAGTTGATGATGAGGGAAATACGAGCGACTGGAGCGAGGCATGGAAGCTGGTTATTGAGAATACTAATGGTGGTGGAGGATCCTCATCAGGAGATGAAGACACAGAAGACCCTGAGACAGAAGAACTTGCAGACGGCAAGCCGGGAGACAATAGTACATGGAACGGCCCTATTACCGTTGCCGGAACGTCGACTGATAACGAAGGTGTAAGCCACGTAAACATCTATATCAAAGAAGCTGGTGATGGTGATGTATATGGAGACGGCTATGGCGATCCGATCAAAACGATCTACAATGATGATAATGATAGCCCATTCGTCTGGGAGACTACTATTGAACCGGAAGAAGGCGGAACGTATGACATAAAAGTTTCGGCAGTTGATACGTCCGGAAACGAAGAGAGTAGCGCGTACGCCTACAATGTTACGTATAACAGTGGAGATGAGACCGTGCCGGAGATGTCTGACCTTACAATGTATGTTGAGCGGAACGGAAATTATGAAGAGTCGTCCGTTGTTAAGCCGGGCGATAACGTGCGAATTGAAGTAGACGCAACTGACGACGGATCAGGAATTGAGGATGTAGAGTTCCGTGTTCAGTCTCAAGACAAGCAGTACGTTGCACTTACGTCTGTAGATAGCGCTGTTGAGGGTGATACGTATCGTTTTGAGTACCAGGTGCCAACTGACGGTAAGTACATCAATACGCACAATCCGATGAACGAAGATGATGACGGTCACTTTTATTGGGTGCGGGCGACAGATGAAGAAGGAAACTATCACCACGGTATAAGTGATGATTTCACGTTCGACAAGACTCATCCGGAGGTGTTAGTGGTCTCACCGGAAGTGGATGAGTATGTAAGTGGAGATGTAGAATTTAAGGCTGAACTTACAGATAATTATAAACTTGCTGATTACCGCGTCATTGTTCACTACAAAGAAGGCGGGGTAAATGACAGAGTTTACTTTGGAGACTGGACACCGATCAATAATCCGGGAAGTGAGAACACAGTCACTCATAACTGGGACTCGACCGTGGAGGAGAACGGCGAATACCACGTACGTATTTTTGCGCGAGATGAGGCGGGGAATACGGCAGAGCATCACGAAACTGAGGATCGGCACTTCCATGTGGATAATACTGACCCAGAAGGAGAGATCGAGTATAACGGCGGGGATGTAATTGATAATGTGCGCTACTTGAAATCAATAGAGGACTTTTCATTTGAAGGAACCTTTAGTGACAACATGGAGCTTGACCGAACCTCATACGTGGTTTGGGAGGTTGATGAGGAATTCAAAAACCGAAGCCTTTACTGTGGCAACTGGAATGAAAACGCTTCCACCAATGTTGCTCTTAGCGGTTCAAGCGACACTATTAATGAAGTTGTTAAAGATTGCGGTCCAGCGAAAGACTGGGGTAATGGAAATTACGAGATCGGACATCGTGTTCACGACGAAGCAGGCAACTCTATCAGTCTAAACCAGCCGACAGAGAAGTTTGTAATTGACGGTAGTAAGCCGGTTGTTGAAGTTCTTGCTCCTGAAGATGGTCTCGTAACCAACTCTGATTTCGAGATCGAGATCAAGGGAAGTGATGAAGACTCAGGTCTAAAACAACTTGTTATTAATCTCACCAAGGATGGAAGCCACTACGCTTCGTGTTTGAACGAGGGCGTGGGCGGTGAGGAAGAGTACACAGCAAGCTGTGCTATAGACGTTGATGATCTTGGAAACGGATCATACGGCTTTAAAACAAACGTTCGTGATCGAGCTGATAACCTAAGTAATACGGAAATACAGAGTTTCGAAATTGATATTGATAAGCCAAAGGCGATTATCACCAGTCCAGAGAATGGATCGGTCATCCCGTCAGATATTGTGGTCGAAGGAGAGGCTAGTGACGATGAGACCGGAATTGATCACGTAAAGTATACAGTGACACAGATCGATGAGATCGGAGGAAGCTATGCCGGATCGATCGAAAACGGAGTCGCCGTGTACGACAATTCAGAGAAAACCTTTGAGTTCCCGGTAGATGAACTTGAAACTGGTTTTTACAGGCTCAAGGTTCAGGCTTTTGACGAAGCAGGTAACTGGAAGTACCACTACGTTGACGTTGAGGTAGATAACACAGAAGATCCGACGACCACTATTGTAGCGCCGACCGGAATTGTGGGGGCTGTATTTACGGTAAGCGGAAAAGCAAATGCTGATTCAGACGTGGGACTTAATCGAGTATATGTGCAGCTTGTAAATCGTCAGGACAATAATCGATATGGTGGTACTACTATTCATCTTATTGGTGAAGGAGAGAGCGCAGACTGGTCACGAGAATATAATGCAAATGAACTTGGCCTTCCAGACGGTGACTATGCAGCACACGTATCTGTAGTTGATAGAGATGGAAATACCGGTTCAGCTGGCTGGACAGAAAACTTCACAGTAGACAGTACCGCACCGTCCGGATCGTTTATTCACGAAAATCCTCAAAGCGGGATAGATACAATAGAAGTTGTGATCGAAGAGAACGGTTCGGCCGGACTTGGCCAGCAGCAGGTGGTAATGCGAAATTCTGAAGGTGTTGTTGTCGGGAACTTCTTCTACAATGTCGAGACCGAAGCTGTTCGGGTTGATGAGATGGACGACGAAGATGTAAACATTACTTACAGTGGAGATGAGGTTGCAGGCATTATCCAGATCGAATTCGATACAAATGAACTCGAGAACGGCGAGTACAATCTACGCCTTTTCACAAAGGATCAGGTTGGAAACGGTCAGTCAGCGATCTACGGAACAAGCGTGATCGATAATGGCGAGCCGGAAGCCTTGTTGCAAACCGATAATTCATTTCAAATAACCGGTGGGTATAATCCACAGTCTGTGGGTGGTCAGAACAATGGCGAAGGACAAGTGCTTGGTATCCAAACCACCGGCGACCAGGGTCTCTCTGTTGAGGATATTCAGAAACTCAATGCGATCATTGAATCACTCTATGTTCTGCTTGGTTCACTTGACCAAATGTCAGAGGAAGACCGAGAGGAAACAAGCAAGAAGATCAGTGATATCGTGTCTGCTCTAACTGCTATAATAGTTAACAACTAA
- a CDS encoding DUF6653 family protein, with translation MAILSKNTWKRHANPWSGWTRVLAMPVIAVGLYLQSYWILGLAVVWLIVNPLIFPKPKSTNNWMSRGVLGEEKYYADGKKLKRDLPTLLNSINVPVFIAFIYFGWTGQLIPLILSGLLVMTLKFWFIDRMNLLVK, from the coding sequence ATGGCCATACTTTCTAAAAACACCTGGAAACGTCACGCAAATCCATGGAGCGGCTGGACGCGTGTGCTCGCGATGCCTGTTATTGCTGTGGGACTCTATCTACAAAGCTACTGGATACTTGGTCTGGCGGTGGTTTGGCTTATCGTTAATCCACTTATTTTTCCAAAACCCAAAAGCACGAATAACTGGATGAGTCGGGGTGTCCTAGGAGAAGAAAAGTACTACGCCGACGGCAAAAAGCTGAAAAGAGATCTGCCAACACTTCTGAATAGTATAAATGTACCGGTATTTATAGCCTTCATCTATTTCGGCTGGACCGGGCAACTTATTCCGCTTATTCTTTCCGGGCTCCTCGTAATGACACTTAAATTCTGGTTCATTGATCGCATGAATCTCTTGGTGAAGTAA
- the leuC gene encoding 3-isopropylmalate dehydratase large subunit, with the protein MSQNTLFDKIWSAHSVRVLPTGQTQLFIGLHLIHEVTSPQAFDMLRKRELTVRFPKRTFATVDHIVPTTEEGRERPFLDVIADDMLTHIEQNCREFDITFFGLGHEGQGIVHVIGPELGLTQPGLTIACGDSHTSTHGAFGAIAFGIGTTQVFNVLATQCLLLKKPKVRQIKVNGELPPGVFAKDIILAIIGKLGVKGGIGYAYEYTGSAVDGLDMEGRMTICNMSIEGGATCGYINPDQTTVEYLKGRAFVPKGARFDQAAKQWLELSSGSDAVYDDVVEIDGNSLSPMTTWGITPGQVVGMDDPIPNDADPEALSFMGLTVGQRIIGTKIDVAFIGSCTNGRISDLREAARAITEHGLTVASHVTALVVPGSESVRKQAETEGLHEIFRNAGFEWREAGCSMCLAMNPDKLEGSQRCAASSNRNFKGRQGSPTGRTHLMSPASVVASAAAGEIASLQQLVA; encoded by the coding sequence ATGAGCCAGAACACACTGTTCGACAAGATTTGGAGCGCTCACAGCGTTCGGGTTTTGCCCACTGGGCAGACCCAGCTTTTCATCGGGCTGCATCTCATTCATGAGGTGACCAGCCCGCAGGCATTCGACATGTTGCGCAAGCGGGAGCTCACGGTTCGCTTTCCGAAGCGAACCTTTGCCACCGTGGATCACATCGTGCCGACCACCGAGGAGGGTCGCGAGCGTCCGTTCCTGGACGTCATCGCCGATGATATGCTCACGCATATCGAGCAAAACTGCCGAGAATTTGACATTACTTTCTTCGGCCTCGGCCACGAGGGGCAAGGCATTGTCCATGTCATTGGCCCGGAGTTGGGACTGACCCAGCCCGGCTTGACCATTGCCTGCGGCGATAGCCATACCTCGACGCACGGCGCCTTTGGTGCCATCGCGTTCGGTATCGGCACTACGCAGGTGTTCAACGTCCTGGCAACGCAGTGCCTTTTGCTCAAGAAGCCGAAGGTTCGGCAGATCAAGGTTAACGGCGAGCTGCCTCCCGGCGTGTTCGCCAAGGACATTATCCTGGCGATCATCGGGAAGCTCGGCGTGAAGGGCGGCATCGGCTATGCCTACGAATACACCGGCTCGGCGGTTGATGGGCTGGACATGGAAGGTCGTATGACCATCTGCAATATGTCCATCGAGGGCGGTGCCACCTGCGGGTACATCAACCCCGATCAGACGACCGTTGAGTACCTCAAGGGTCGTGCCTTTGTGCCGAAGGGCGCACGGTTCGACCAGGCCGCGAAGCAGTGGCTTGAGCTCAGCTCGGGGTCTGACGCTGTCTATGACGACGTTGTGGAGATCGACGGCAACTCGCTCTCACCGATGACCACGTGGGGTATCACCCCCGGCCAGGTCGTCGGTATGGACGATCCGATTCCGAACGATGCCGACCCTGAGGCTCTTTCTTTCATGGGTCTCACGGTCGGCCAGAGGATCATCGGTACCAAGATCGATGTTGCCTTCATTGGCTCGTGCACCAACGGTCGCATCAGCGACCTGCGGGAAGCGGCTCGCGCCATCACTGAGCATGGTCTCACGGTGGCCTCGCATGTTACCGCCCTGGTTGTTCCCGGCTCAGAGTCGGTGCGCAAGCAGGCGGAGACAGAAGGGCTTCATGAGATCTTTCGGAACGCCGGCTTTGAATGGCGTGAAGCCGGGTGCTCGATGTGCCTGGCTATGAACCCTGACAAGCTCGAAGGGTCGCAGCGTTGTGCCGCTTCGTCAAACCGCAACTTCAAGGGCCGGCAGGGCAGTCCGACCGGACGCACCCACCTGATGTCGCCGGCGTCTGTTGTTGCCTCGGCTGCGGCCGGGGAGATCGCCTCTCTCCAGCAGCTTGTAGCCTGA
- a CDS encoding HU family DNA-binding protein, with protein MLDALISVTSDELVRGEFVEWGTEEWGDFGTLQSAMATSISKRSARTGRNPQTGKEIKIAAKNTVKFKAGAELSKAVN; from the coding sequence ATGCTTGACGCGCTTATTTCAGTTACCTCGGATGAACTTGTTCGGGGAGAGTTTGTCGAGTGGGGAACGGAAGAGTGGGGTGATTTTGGTACATTGCAATCGGCAATGGCTACCAGTATCAGCAAGCGATCAGCTCGTACCGGTCGAAATCCGCAAACCGGTAAAGAGATCAAAATAGCCGCAAAGAATACAGTAAAATTTAAAGCAGGCGCTGAGCTTTCTAAAGCAGTGAATTAA
- a CDS encoding tRNA-dihydrouridine synthase has protein sequence MISGFWQQLNTPIMALAPMADVTDAAFRRIIAKYGKPDVTWTEFVSADGLFLGGRDSLMRDLWFDESERPIVAQFFSPDPSRMKQAAELAVELGFDGIDLNMGCPDSSVCKQGAGSAMIRTPELAQDVVRATMDGAGELPVSVKTRSGYSSDRELDAWMSALIETQPAAITVHARTKKDMSKVPARWELLPRVVELRDQHSPDTRILGNGDVSSLEEAHRRVEETGVDGVMIGRGIFGNPWFFNTDSDASTVTIEEKLRVLVEHTRLFEELLGNEKSFYLMKKHFKAYVSGWEGAKELRGKLMEAEDADDVEQTINTYLTRKTEKNT, from the coding sequence ATGATCAGCGGTTTTTGGCAACAGCTTAATACACCTATTATGGCACTGGCGCCGATGGCGGACGTGACCGACGCGGCATTCCGGCGCATTATCGCAAAATACGGCAAACCGGATGTGACATGGACCGAATTCGTCTCGGCCGACGGGCTTTTTTTAGGTGGGCGAGACTCGCTGATGCGTGATCTGTGGTTCGACGAATCAGAGCGGCCGATCGTGGCGCAGTTCTTTAGTCCGGATCCAAGCCGAATGAAGCAGGCGGCTGAGTTGGCAGTAGAGCTTGGATTTGACGGGATAGATCTGAATATGGGGTGTCCGGACTCGAGTGTCTGTAAGCAGGGCGCGGGCAGTGCTATGATCCGCACTCCCGAGTTGGCCCAAGATGTTGTGCGGGCAACAATGGACGGCGCCGGCGAGCTGCCTGTATCAGTCAAAACCCGGTCCGGATATTCCTCAGACCGCGAGCTTGATGCCTGGATGAGCGCACTGATTGAAACACAGCCGGCGGCGATTACGGTTCATGCCCGAACCAAAAAGGATATGTCTAAAGTGCCGGCACGCTGGGAGCTACTGCCCCGCGTGGTTGAGTTGCGAGATCAGCATTCTCCCGATACCCGTATTCTGGGAAATGGAGACGTGTCGAGTCTTGAGGAAGCGCATCGGCGGGTCGAGGAGACCGGCGTGGACGGAGTAATGATCGGTCGGGGAATATTCGGCAATCCGTGGTTTTTCAATACTGACAGTGACGCGAGTACGGTTACGATCGAAGAGAAGCTTCGGGTGCTGGTGGAGCACACCAGACTTTTCGAGGAGTTGCTGGGCAACGAGAAGTCCTTTTACTTAATGAAAAAACATTTTAAGGCGTATGTATCCGGTTGGGAGGGGGCAAAAGAGCTACGAGGAAAGTTAATGGAGGCAGAGGATGCCGACGATGTGGAACAAACGATAAATACATATCTGACCCGAAAAACAGAGAAAAATACTTGA
- a CDS encoding TspO/MBR family protein — translation MNILKLMIAIVVPLAVGFLGSLVTMPAIDSWYVELAKPALNPPSWVFGPAWTALYVLMGVAAFLVWRKGLESKGVRVALGLFAAQLVLNGIWSFIFFGLQNPIVALIDIAVLWILIVFTMIAFYRVSPVAMCLLVPYLLWVSFATYLNAAIAMLN, via the coding sequence ATGAACATTCTTAAACTAATGATCGCGATCGTAGTGCCGCTTGCGGTCGGGTTTCTCGGGTCGCTGGTGACCATGCCGGCGATCGACAGTTGGTACGTCGAGCTTGCAAAGCCGGCGCTGAATCCGCCGAGCTGGGTGTTCGGACCTGCCTGGACCGCTCTGTATGTGTTGATGGGTGTTGCGGCGTTTCTGGTCTGGAGAAAAGGGCTTGAGAGTAAGGGTGTACGGGTTGCGTTGGGACTCTTTGCAGCTCAGCTTGTACTGAACGGTATCTGGTCTTTTATTTTCTTCGGACTGCAGAATCCGATCGTTGCGCTTATTGATATCGCTGTGTTGTGGATCCTTATTGTGTTCACGATGATCGCGTTCTATCGTGTCTCACCGGTGGCAATGTGTCTGCTCGTTCCGTATCTTCTGTGGGTGAGCTTTGCTACGTACTTGAACGCGGCGATCGCTATGCTGAATTAA